The proteins below are encoded in one region of Candidatus Binatia bacterium:
- a CDS encoding TonB-dependent receptor, with amino-acid sequence MRSSFGQWARVAVLAFASVAWLTSPARAGTTGTITGQVVDSATKAPIAGATVTAVSPSQVAHVTSDASGRFIFLSLAPDTYVISAEHAGYSPLSVTGISVFADQSQSLTLALQKSLKEIARITSRSPLSPVRPGTGTDVYSVNPGLTAAAATLGGGGGLNNAYSAIASMPGAYVPPNQVGVNQTVYIRGGYYDQIGYEYDGVPINRSFDNYPGNSESTLGQQELQIYTGGGEADANATGLAGFINQVIKTGTYPGYAVGGLAIGTPTFYHDARIEAGGSTPDRNFSYYIGISGTNQDLRYFDQYNGASLIDTIPYGYWPSYVTTELPFWPAVYPDCHNNTTYVNPAVHKGLVSNDPGCFGSYPSNFGQPSAVDGRDVVANIHVGIPHRNDPGRDDVQLLYMSSANYTQYYSSLDDAGPLGMGIENDGLLGSPPDFYAGHINQWPDFYTFSGNTRWLSPASTAPIAYYYPGSPTGRCANVTGVPNACPLNNQQYQVASLIPGDYRDGRWDTANIAKLQYQKNLGSTAYLRLFGYSFYSNTNRASANGWGNNVTLGVTNYQYEVDSHTGGLELQFADQISSQHLLEGMVSYITSNTLRYANRNYFNTDSQQVSNFTNGSQCFATANSPRYKLGNPAPCNKPVSQGDFADPYGNFDSQDPCADGELKATTPACVDGASMELTYLGNSADINAVVPKLTNASISDQWRPGDAWVVNAAVRFENDAYGLADTNNPATNFWFAAAQREFCVNPVTRQPIFVPQPPQYIYFYTPYVGFKCPVDRSTGTPVKTVHPNGTDGILLTNDYPSSYAVAYGLPRISATYTVNADTVLRASAGRYAQQPQNYEIQYDTLQPNLASTLLGFIPFGYSSPLHEAQPQFSDNYDFSYEHHFKGTDVATKITPYYRWGTNQLYETPNLPSLGVSPSFNAGTLRVDGVELLVTKGDFSKNGFSGTFSYTYTNATEMWNDYLNSTVGPVDQYNQDIQEFNALTRAGGGAQCYKDTGKGVPAPKCGASSIFNPYYAMAPQPTLGPHDWYAPGLDFPYVSPNTFAIVLNYRRGKFALTPAMELFEGTTYGTPADVQGIDPRACYANQGSLGIKTVNPLMADYTSCSHALTSDGTDPGTLYIPNPQTGKFDTFGEFRQPWQFNLGLQMTYDFTQRISGRFVVTNLVNQCFGGSNEPWTRAYPANGVICGYTSNTFYNGGHFYNGSSPNDAAANGVPENPYFAQSFVPSYGDAFSGNYPLALNLYFSLQVKI; translated from the coding sequence CGATCAGAGCCAATCGCTGACGCTCGCGCTGCAGAAGAGCCTCAAGGAGATCGCGCGCATCACCTCGCGATCGCCGCTGAGTCCGGTGCGGCCGGGAACCGGGACCGACGTTTACTCCGTCAATCCCGGGCTGACCGCGGCCGCGGCGACGCTCGGCGGCGGAGGCGGCCTCAACAACGCGTACTCCGCGATCGCCTCGATGCCGGGCGCGTACGTGCCCCCGAATCAGGTGGGCGTCAATCAGACCGTCTACATTCGCGGCGGCTACTACGACCAGATCGGTTACGAATACGACGGCGTCCCGATCAATCGATCCTTCGACAATTATCCCGGGAACTCGGAGTCGACGCTCGGCCAGCAGGAGTTGCAGATCTACACGGGCGGGGGCGAGGCCGATGCTAACGCGACGGGCCTCGCCGGCTTCATCAACCAGGTCATCAAGACCGGAACCTACCCGGGCTATGCCGTCGGCGGCCTCGCGATCGGCACGCCGACGTTCTACCACGACGCGCGCATCGAAGCCGGCGGCTCGACGCCGGACCGAAACTTCTCGTACTACATCGGCATCAGCGGCACCAATCAGGACCTGCGCTACTTCGACCAATACAATGGCGCCAGTCTGATCGACACGATTCCTTACGGCTACTGGCCGTCGTACGTCACGACGGAGTTACCCTTCTGGCCGGCAGTCTATCCGGACTGCCACAACAACACGACGTACGTGAACCCGGCCGTACATAAGGGCCTCGTCTCGAACGATCCGGGCTGCTTCGGCTCCTATCCGTCGAACTTCGGGCAGCCGTCGGCGGTCGACGGCCGCGACGTCGTCGCGAACATTCACGTGGGAATTCCACACCGCAACGATCCCGGACGCGACGACGTGCAACTCCTCTACATGTCGTCGGCGAACTACACGCAGTACTACTCGAGCCTCGACGACGCGGGTCCGCTCGGCATGGGAATCGAGAACGACGGCTTGCTCGGCTCGCCGCCCGACTTCTATGCGGGTCACATCAATCAGTGGCCGGATTTCTACACGTTCTCCGGCAACACGCGCTGGCTCTCGCCGGCATCGACCGCGCCGATTGCGTACTACTATCCCGGCTCGCCGACCGGCCGCTGCGCGAACGTCACCGGCGTCCCGAACGCGTGCCCGCTCAACAACCAGCAGTATCAGGTCGCGTCGCTGATACCGGGCGATTATCGCGACGGCCGCTGGGATACCGCGAACATCGCGAAGCTGCAGTATCAGAAGAACCTCGGCTCGACCGCCTACCTCCGGCTCTTCGGCTACTCGTTCTACTCGAATACGAATCGGGCGAGCGCGAACGGTTGGGGCAATAACGTCACGCTCGGCGTGACGAACTACCAGTACGAAGTGGATTCGCACACCGGCGGCCTCGAGTTGCAGTTTGCCGATCAGATCTCGAGCCAGCACCTGCTCGAGGGCATGGTCTCGTACATTACCTCGAACACCCTGCGCTACGCGAATCGCAACTACTTCAACACCGATTCACAGCAGGTCAGCAACTTCACGAACGGGTCGCAGTGCTTCGCGACGGCGAACAGTCCGCGTTACAAGCTCGGCAATCCGGCGCCCTGCAACAAACCCGTCTCGCAGGGCGACTTCGCCGATCCGTACGGAAACTTCGACAGCCAGGATCCCTGCGCCGACGGCGAGTTGAAGGCGACGACGCCGGCCTGCGTGGACGGCGCCTCGATGGAGCTCACCTATCTCGGCAATAGCGCCGACATCAACGCGGTCGTTCCGAAACTCACGAACGCCTCGATCAGCGATCAGTGGCGCCCCGGCGACGCGTGGGTCGTCAACGCCGCCGTGCGTTTCGAGAACGACGCCTACGGCCTCGCCGACACGAACAATCCGGCGACGAACTTCTGGTTTGCCGCGGCCCAGCGGGAGTTCTGCGTGAATCCCGTCACGCGTCAGCCGATCTTCGTGCCGCAGCCGCCGCAGTATATTTACTTCTACACGCCCTACGTCGGTTTCAAATGTCCGGTAGACCGGTCGACGGGAACGCCCGTTAAGACCGTTCATCCCAACGGCACCGATGGAATTCTCTTGACGAACGACTATCCGTCGTCGTACGCGGTCGCGTACGGCCTTCCGCGCATCTCGGCAACCTACACGGTGAACGCCGACACCGTGCTGCGCGCGTCGGCCGGGCGCTACGCCCAGCAGCCGCAGAACTACGAGATCCAGTACGATACGCTGCAGCCGAACCTCGCCTCGACCCTGCTCGGCTTCATCCCCTTCGGCTACAGCTCTCCGCTGCACGAAGCGCAGCCGCAGTTCTCCGACAACTACGACTTCTCGTACGAGCACCACTTCAAGGGGACCGACGTCGCGACGAAGATCACGCCCTACTACCGCTGGGGCACGAATCAACTCTACGAGACGCCGAACCTCCCGAGCCTCGGGGTATCCCCCTCGTTCAACGCCGGGACGCTGCGCGTCGACGGGGTCGAGTTGCTCGTAACGAAGGGCGATTTTAGCAAGAACGGCTTCTCCGGCACGTTCTCGTACACGTACACGAACGCGACCGAGATGTGGAACGACTATTTGAACAGCACGGTCGGGCCGGTGGATCAGTACAATCAGGATATCCAAGAGTTCAACGCGCTGACGCGCGCCGGCGGCGGAGCCCAATGCTATAAAGACACCGGCAAGGGAGTTCCCGCACCGAAGTGCGGAGCGTCGTCGATCTTCAATCCGTACTACGCGATGGCGCCGCAGCCGACGCTCGGCCCGCACGACTGGTACGCGCCCGGACTCGACTTCCCGTACGTCTCGCCAAATACGTTCGCGATCGTATTGAACTACCGTCGCGGCAAGTTCGCGCTCACGCCGGCGATGGAGCTCTTCGAAGGAACGACGTACGGCACGCCGGCCGACGTGCAGGGCATCGATCCACGCGCCTGTTACGCGAATCAAGGAAGTCTCGGAATCAAGACGGTCAACCCGCTGATGGCGGATTACACCTCGTGCAGCCACGCGCTGACGAGCGACGGCACCGACCCCGGGACGCTCTACATCCCCAACCCGCAGACCGGGAAGTTCGATACTTTCGGCGAGTTCCGTCAACCCTGGCAGTTCAATCTCGGCCTGCAGATGACGTACGATTTCACGCAGAGGATCTCGGGACGCTTCGTCGTGACGAACCTCGTCAACCAATGTTTCGGCGGATCGAACGAACCGTGGACGCGCGCCTATCCGGCCAACGGCGTGATCTGCGGATACACGTCGAACACCTTCTACAACGGCGGTCACTTCTATAACGGCTCGAGCCCGAACGACGCGGCGGCGAACGGCGTGCCCGAGAACCCGTACTTCGCCCAGAGCTTCGTGCCGTCGTACGGCGATGCGTTCTCCGGTAACTATCCGCTCGCGCTCAACCTCTACTTCTCGCTCCAAGTCAAGATCTAA